DNA from Ovis aries strain OAR_USU_Benz2616 breed Rambouillet chromosome 15, ARS-UI_Ramb_v3.0, whole genome shotgun sequence:
CCTCCTGCATCTTTCCCATTGACCAGCTCCAACTTTCCAATGCTGCTCTCCAGGATTTAAAAGACATTGAAGACCTTTTGGGTCAGTCAGAAGACCCAGACAAACTGCTCTTGCTGAGGCATAGGACTAAAGCCTTCTTCCAGAGGTTTGGGTCTCATGCTGATCAGGGTCCTCTGCACCTGGGGGGAATCTACTGGTGGAAAGCCATTTCAGAGGGTTTCCAAAAAGAGCAGCTGGCTGAAGTGAAACAGCAAGCAGCAGAGGCCCTGGATATTTACGTAAGTGAGAGTTACAGTGGCTTTGGAGTGAACATTGGTACAGGTGTGGATATGTCAGACTCTCATTCGAGAAAAGCCTCTCAGAGAACAACCTTCCAAAATCTCCAAAACGAAGTCAAATTATCTGTGGCCCAGACAGGTGGCCCACCAGAAGCAAATGGCTTTTTTGCCTGGAAAGCTGGTCTAGATGCCAATAACCAAACCTGGTATGTCATTGACCATGGACTTCAGCTGGTACCTGTTTGGGACATTGTCCGCTATGGCCACAGAGACGATTTTAAGGATCCTCTTAAAGTAGCTAACTGCCTGAAAGACAACTATGCTGTTCTGACTGAACTCACTGCCCAGATCCAGGAGGGAGAAGAATTCTTGAGTATTGAGAAGGAGGCTAGGATTTTCCTAGAGGATGTGAAATCCTGGACAGTTTTTGATCCTGAAGAACAGCTTAAAAGGCTGataaatttcatgcaaagactgAGTCAAAAAACTGAAAGCTATACCATTTGGACTAATATATGCCTCAAAGACTGGGGTCTGCAGAGTTTTCTGGTAAACACTGTAAACTGTTGCAAAAACATTTCCATTCGTGAAACTAAGCGTATTAAATCTCAGTTGTGTAGTCTTTTGGATCCTCACATTTATACAGTAAGAAACTTTCCTCAGGCTCAATCCATTATGGAGTGGATATTTCAGTCAGAACCAAAGGAAGACAATGTCCTTATCACCCAATTTCCTGAATTAATTGAAATACTTAAAAAAGCACAGAATGATCTTAGGGAAGTAAAGGCCAACTCTGAATCCACAGAGTTGGTGGAGGAGGCTCAAAGAAAGCTGACTTATGAGGTCAGCTTGTCTCTTGGTTGCTTCTTGAAATACCTCCAAGAAACAGGGAAGCCAGACACACATGTCTTGCTACTTTTGATAGCATCTGGTGCAGGATATCATGTGGTTGAttatatatttcagtatttcCTGGGGCATGATGAGTTACACTTCCTATTGGACAAAATGCAAACTGTGCAAAATAAATACCAAGAgctcaaaaatatttgcaactacAGGGCTCAGGCATTCCTGGTGCTCACAGGTCTGACGGCGACAGCAGGCATCAAAGCTGTttctctggaggagaaaacaCAACGCTTGGCATTGATCAAACATCACATGGGATGATCTTTGACTAAAGAAGTTGTATATGTCCTCACCAAAGAAGGAGATCATGATTGGGAAAACCTAGAAAAAGACTTGAGACTGCTCATTGATGGGAGTTATGAGGCTGCTGTCTCTTCATTGCAAGTGGAGGAGGTGATAAAAGAATTGCAAAGTGTCTTCCCTGAAAAGAAAGAGCTCCAAGAACCACatgataatgaaaagaaaaaggaggaagtcaTAGAAAATGGAGCCTTCCAAGACTTACTCCAGCGTCTAGGCCTAGAACATTACTACccaaaaaaaatgagcagagctAATTTCCATCTGATCCACAAGACTTCTGTGTACAACACCCAGCCCTGCTCTGAAAGAGAACTTCCCTTCTATTTCCTACAGAAGCTATTGATGCTGGATTATGGGCTGAGATACCTGATCATCAAACataaagaatacacagagaaccaAGTCTATTCAAGCACCTCAAATCAAGAAAAGGAGGCTTTTGATCCATATGAAGGTCTACCTGAAGAAAGTGTTAGCCCTACTAATCCTTCAGCAGCCACTAATGTCAGACCCTATGTTCACCCTATGGATATTCAGATGGCAATTCTTCACTGTGCAGATGATTTTGCCAGACAGTATATTTTGGACAAACTTTCCATTTGTCAGTTTGCCCTCCCCCTTCTCATACCTAATCCTTGCAATGCTCAAATTGAATTCTCTCTCTGGACTCTCAGGCAAATTCGAAGGAGCTGGCAGCAAGTAGGGAAATCAATAAATGAGGAGAAAGACAATTACACGAATCACCAGATGTGTCATGTCTCTGCCCCCATTGTGTCCTTTATTAGAGTTGGAACGGGCTTCTCTGCCTCCAAATCGCAGATCATGAACTGTCTTCTCAGTGAACGCAAACATGATGTCTTTTTTCACCGACATTGCAAAGGCAGCAGCAGAGACTGTCTCTTGATGGGAGGAGTGGTGGAAGTCGCCTGGTTCTGTCCTGGGGGGGAAGAGCAGGACAGATTTGACAACTGCTTGACCTTTACCAATCTTTATGGAGATGCAAAGGAACATGAGAACCAACTTGCCTTTTTGAAGGAAGTTTCTTCCATAATTCCTCATGTCAATTTCTGATGACAATAAAGGAAACCGAAAAATAGTCAGTGACATGTGCCAGTCAACAAAACCTTTAATCTTTTTGCTTGATGATAAAGGAAAAATCACAGTCGATAGTTCTGGCCCAAGAGTGAGAATTGGGATCCGGAACAGAAATGAGGCAGAATTAATAGGGGAGCTCACAACCACAATCAAACGTTTGCTGGAGCTCTCTAACACTGCACTCAGCTTGGAGAACTGTGCCCACATTGCTCGCAAGCAAGGAATGCTTATTGATGAAGACCAGAGAGATTGCAAGGAAgccaaagaaaaggcagagaatctAATGACCCTACTGGGAGAAATGGAAATACCTCAGGTCAAGGAATACTTACTACCTCTTCACGGAAAACTGTGGCAGCTTTGGTGTACAAAGGACAAAGAACTCTATCATCTGAGAGAAAAGGGGAATCGCAGCATTGAACAACACAAAAGTGAGACTGAGACAGCAAAACAAATGATAAGACAGAAACAGTTCAGAAAAGCCTTTCCTCTCAATGCTTTAATGCgttctgtccttgaaattctccaaacTCATTCAGAAACTCACACCAAACTCTACTTCCTCCAATGGCTGAATGTAGCTTTGGACAACCTGAATGCAGGACACTTGGAAAAtctaaaggagaagaaaaaggcattggttcaaaataaaaagcaacaggCCCCAAAGAGTAGCTCTCTGAAAGACTGGCAAAAAGAGATAGAAGCTATTTCCAGAGAGATTAATGACTGTACCTTGGGAATTGAGCACATTCTCAGAGAAGCTGGCCAGATCTATGAAGCTCTGGAAGAAGCTTCACCCATGAAAGAtaccctctttctctcccttccccacattGCTGCAGATCTGATGATATCTGGTGTTCCCATTGAGCTGATGGATGGGGATGTTTCATATGTGCCCCTGAGGTGGGTGGCAGCTGTTTTTGACAAGCTCTCTGAGAAACTTGGAAACAAGCGGCTCTTTGTTCTCTCTGTCCTTGGCCTGCAGAGTTCAGGGAAGTCCACCCTGCTGAATGCCCTTTTTGGGCTGCAGTTCACTGTCAGTGCTGGGAGGTGTACCCGGGGGGCCTACATGCCGCTTCTGAAAGTGGAGGACACATTCACAGCTGAACTAGGCTTTGACTTTGTGCTTGTTGTGGACACAGAGGGACTTCGAGCCCCAGAACTCAGCAACAAGTCCCAGAATCATGACAATGAGTTGGCAACCTTTGTCATCGGACTTGGAAACTTGACTCTGATCAATATTTTTGGCGAAAATCCATCAGAAATGCAAGATATTCTACAAATAGTTGTCCAAGCTTTTCTGAGGATGAAACAAGTAAAAATCTCTCCCAGTTGCCTCTTTGTCCATCAAAATGTGGGGGAAGTTACAGCTAAAGACCAAAAtatggaaggaagaaggaggtTTGAGGAGAAATTGGATAAAACGGCAGCAATAGCAGCTGAAGAAGAGCAGTGCTCCGATGTAACCTGCTTTAGTGATGTCATTAAGTTTAACGCCAACACCCACGTCTACTACTTTGCTCACCTCTGGGATGGCAATCCCCCAATGGCCCCTCCCAATCCTCGCTACAGTCACAATGTTCAGGAACTCAAAAGCCGAATTCTTGTGACTGCCCAACAGGAATCTAGGGGAAGCATCATGAAGATATCAGATGTAAAATTCCGAGTTCAAGATTTGTGGAGAGCCCTGCTGAATGAGAACTTTATCTTCAGCTTCAGGAACACTCAAGAAGTCATGGCCATGAGCAAACTGGAAACCATGTATAACTCCTGGACGTGGGAGCTGAGGAGTCATGTGCAGAGATTACAGGACCAGCTGATCAACCAGATTCAGAATGGAAAAATCCAGCCACTTGAAACTTATAGCCTGGAGGCTCCAGTTGCAGAGATATATGAAGCCATCAagcaaaatcttgaaaaatattttaatgaagacCCAGAAAGTGAAGTGCTGGTTCAGTGGAAAGGAAATTTTAACAATAAACTCATAATCCTTAAGGAGGAACTAATTTTAGATTGCCAAAGAAAAGCCAACGaacttattcatttaaaaacaaatcaagaaaaactggaaaacaaaaagtCAGGTTATGAAAAGGAATTATTGGATAAAAGCCAGAAATTGGCTTTATCGCTAAATGGCACCGAATTGAGTGAGGAAGAGCTCCATGAGAAATTCAACCCACTTTGGGAAAAATGGGTCTGTGATGTGTCCTCAAGTCTCCCCCCAGCTGTAGAGCCTAAAATTGAAGTGGATTCTGAAAGCATCCTTTTTGAttatttcaagaaggaaaaagacatggcaagcatactggagaaCTATTCTGGAGAAATGTTTGAAATCAACTATGACAAACATATTAAGATGAACAGAAAATCTTGGAGTTTCTCTACAATGACAATAGAGCCCCTGGATATATACTCAACCAGATTCAGAATGGAAAAATCCAGACACTTGAAACATATACCCTGGAGGCTCCAGTTACAGAGATATATGAAGCCATCAAGCAAAAcctgggaaaatattttaatgaagacCCAGATAGTGAGGTGCTGGttcagtggaaaaaaatttttgaaaataaactcaTAACCCTTAAAGAGGCACTAATTTTAGATGGCCAAAGAAAAGCCAATGaatttattagtttaaaaaaaaagtcaagaaaaactGGATAACAAAAAGTCAGGTTATGAAAAGGAATTATTGCAAAAAAGCCAGAATTTGGCTTTATTGCTAAATGGCACCAAATTGAGCGAGGAAGAGCTCCATGAGAAATTCAACCCACTTTGGGAAAAATGGGTCTATGATGTGTCCTCAAGTCTTCCTCCAGCTGTAGAGCCTAAAATTAAAGTAGATTCTGAGAACATCCTTTTGGAgtatttcaaaaaggaaaaaggcatCACAAGCATAGTGGAGAACTATTCTGGACAAAAGTTTGAAGAGTTTGAAATCAACTATGACAAACATGTTACGATGAACAGGAAATATTGGAGATTCTCTACAATGACAATAGATCCCCTGGATATATACTCCATAAATATGACTACTGACAACATTATTTCAAAAGTTAATGAAACTGTTAACAAAATATGTCAGCAAAAGCATGATTACAATCGAAATTATTTCTATGAAATCCTGAAAATAATAGAAGAGGAGGTGAAGTCACCCACTCAGAAAAGATACACATTtacaagaaaatatgaaatagacTTATCATTGTGTTTATTCCAAAGAGCATCAGTGACATTTGAGGAGATGCACGAGGCATTCAAGAGGGCAAATGATCCTGTAAACTATCTGCAAAGCAAGAAAGATGATTTCTTCATGAGCTTTAAGATCTCTTGTCAAGGAGCAACTTCAGTTAAAacatttgttgattttctgtggaAGAAACTCACACCTGCTGTCTCCAGCACCATAAGGAAAAACATGGCCCTCAAAATTGCTGGGGACATTCGAACCACCTGCCGGGCATTCAATGAAAACAGAGCTAACCTGGAGAAACACATTCTCATCTCTCTGGCAGAGAGGAAAATTTTGATAACTACTGGCAGTACCTTCATaattcaaaatcattttttaataattacattGAAAAccatgttaaaatatatttttctgacacaggaagtgaaaaaataaagacttttctaCAAATGAGTTTAGATGACATCAAGAATGCCATCCTCTCAGCTGTACATGCATCCACAGCAAGAGCTAAAGATAAAAGCAGCACAGTGTCTGGGTGGTTAGATTTGTTCTGTGATCACCTGGGGAGTACCTTGGTCTTTCCACGAAAAGACTTGATAAGCATTGAACACCAGGAGATAAAAGATATCGAGTTTATCAAAGAGGCCATGAGTAAAGCTTTGGATCCAGAAATGAAGAAGGTAGAACAGAACTGTTTGTCTAAACTTGTAGAAGAAATTATTCCTGAAATCCAGAAAATGCTCTCTGAACATCTCTGTGGCTGCTGGAAACAGTGCCCCTTCTGTAAAGCAATTTGTACGAACACAATCCTTACCCATGAAGGAGACCACAGTGTTCCCTTCCATCGTCCACAGGCTCTCACTGGATGGGGGTGGTATCAAACAGACTATTTTGCCCTTAATTACTGTACTAGTTCAGTAGCAAgtgatctttttttcattttgaaagataGGAGAATCCCATATAAGACCTATCGAGAAGCAGGGGGGGAATATGCCACATGGAGCATCACCCCAGACACATCCACCCAGCCATGCTGGAAGTGGTTTGTCTGTCACTTCAGATCAAAGCtagaagaaaaatatcacaaaaaatTTATCAATAAAGGTGAAATTCCTGATGCCTGGGAAAAATCACAAAGCAGGATGTGCTTGATgacttgaaaaaatattaatactcaATGACCAGATAAGAGTTCCAGTATCTAAACAGAGAATGCACATTACTAGAACAAGCCTAGAATACCACCCACTCAGAATGAAAACTTCCTcgtatcaattttttttcaaatgaaacgtCTAATACTAAATCAATCATAGCAAGAGTTGAAGATTTCTTGAGGAagatccttatttttcttttccccaattccttcttctttaaaaacagaTAACTGATATATACAAGTACATGATAAAATCGAATAAAGTCCATTTGATAAACCaactacatattttatattattattctgaatgttatttttaaatatgtaatgtTATATAAAGCTTCAAGAAAGTCATTTTCATAGAGGGAAATTAAAATCATTGTAGACTGCTACAAAATCTGAGAATAACTATATGACTATTTTTATCAATATACAGTTATTCACTGGAAGTTACAAAttcttttcacttctaattttttttcactctctgaaATTGTGAGGAAGAGTTATTAATGCTTGAATGCAAAAACGCTCATAGGAAATTCAAGATTCCCAATTCTCAAATATAATGCCATTTAGAGCCATTGTAttataggaataaaaaaaaaaaaaagaaaagaaacttggcCAGGATAGATTCTGCATCAATTTGGGAAATGGCattaaacaaatatgaaaatagaagttaaataattttttgtaacttgaccatttttctcttcttcctgggtACTTTGGCACTTGCCTATGCATGTTTTctaaaaaaggtaaagaaaaaattcaCAGGAGTTTCGGTATCAAAGCCTAGATTTCTGTACAAGTCTGAGAAGGACCCATTTTTGGAACAAGATTTATGACCAGGGAAAAAAGGCCATTTTAATTAAGGCCAGGtcatggcttccctcatagctcaattggtaaagagtgtgcctgcaatgcagaggagacccaggttccattccagGGTCgggagatccccttgagaaggaactatcaacccactccagtattcttgcctggaaagtcccaggggtagagcctggctagctacagtacatggggtcaaaagagttggacatgtcttagTGTCCATAAGTGATAATTCAAAACCATAGTGATAATTCAATAAGAAATGTTTCTGtatattaaaatgtaagaaaatgccTATCTCCAATCAAGCACCTTTGTGACTTTTCACACTATTTGAGCCATAGAGTCAtgatcagaaataaaaaagaacatgcTGAAGCCAACCAAGGACCTGAGAGGGGAGGAAATCTCCACTCTGCAAACCTATACTTTCTGGAACAGTGACTTATGCTAGGTTCTCAAAGCTGATGATCTGAAGGAatcctgatgcaaagaaaaaaGTCACTCATGTCTGACACAGGGCCCTTCATTGGCTTTCCTTTAAGGATACACTCTCTAGCCCTCCACAGCCTGTATGAAAACATACAGTACAAAGAAGAACAATCAAAGGACTTGGATCTTCAGAGCTGGAAGACAAGAGAGCTCACTCTGCTATCTTCGTGCCAAGTTCAaaagagcaaatttaatcagaaaagtgagaaaatacagaaacaaagggaaaccGTTAAGTAAgacaaataataatagtttagtcataCAACCAAGTCAAGGACTTCAGTTCCTGTCAAAGGCTATATTGAATATTCTCAAATGTATCTTTGAGCTGTCTTGCAGATATTGAAAGTCCCATCAAATagaagttaactgcatgctgATCACAAGCACATAGACCCCAGAACTGTTGGTACTAAGATTGATAATATTGACTCTCAATTATATACCTCACCACCAACTAATCAGAATGCCCATAAGTTGATCAGGCACCCTATAACCCTCTCAGTCACATGGGAAAGTGTCTTTAAAAACACTTCCATCAAATCCACCAGGGAGTTCTGGTCTTTTCAGCATTAGTAGCCCATACTCCTTGCTTGGCCTTGCAATAAATGCTGCACTTCTCTTCACCACAGTTAGAGGTCAGCATATTGACTTTACTGTGCATGAACAGGCAGACCCAAGGTGGTCTCAGTATCACCAGTCCTCCTGGAGAGTCTAAATTCCTATGCCTCAACACTGTTGGAGACACTGTTCGTCTGCTGACACAAAGAGAGCCAAAATGAATCAATATTGGTGGGAAAGCATtaacaaggttgcaaagagtgctTACCTCATTTGTTCCACTTGTCCAAAGCACAACAGATCCAAGCCTGTTTGTACTGTTCCTTAACAATTTAAACTGGTCATTGGAATATGgccaatatatttataaaatttcatctgtctaataaatataaatatattttaatcatgaTCTGATCTGCATGGTTTCACACTGAACTGAAGCCTCCCCTTGCGAGAGGCCTGTTCTGTGGTCAAAGTCTTTCTGGAGAAGATAATCCATACCTATAAAACTCCTCTCAATCTCAATAATGATcaagaaattcattttattgGCCAGATACTTCAACAGCTATGCTGGTTTTATAATACATCTACTGTGCTTACCACCCTCATGCCTCTGGTTTAATCAAACATACTAACAGGATTCTTAAGATTTCATTTGCAAAACTTGTACAGGCTCTCCAAACGCATTGGCGAATATCATTGCCATTCGTTCTTCTATATCTTGGATCCACCTTTTTCGGAACTTACAAGCTCTCACCTTTTCAGATAGTGATAGGATGCCAGTGCACTTGGGTCCTGCTTCTTTTGACTCAAAACTGATAAAAGGAGAGATATTCTAATACTGCAAAGACCTAATTATTTCTATTAAAAGTAACCATATTTTGGTAGATCAATCGGTTCACAGTGCACTTTCAAGAGATGAAGACCTAAAGCATCACAGCTTGCAACCTGGAGATTTCAGCTACTGGAAAAGATACCTCCAGAAGAGGTCTCCTCAACCTAGGTGGAAAGGCCTGTTTCAGGCACTGCTAACCAACACTTGTGCCACCAAACTCCAAGGAATAGACAGACTTTGGATTCACATAACATACCTAAAGAAAGCACCAAATCTTGACCAGACTGCACATCATCTGGTGACCTGATACTAAAAATTTCCCAGAACTGAAGCAGGAGACATTGGATGAGACAGTTTTTCAAAGATATCCAGATTAGGTTTGTCAGGAGTTTGTCACATAAAGTTTTGTGACATAAAACTTTAATGATGATATAAAGCTTCAGATGACCCCCAATGTCCATGATCTTGATAACATACGGACTTCAGATAAAAAGTTCCTGAACACTGTCCGTCCTACCCCTCATTACTCAAATGTGACTCCAACAGGTTTCCAATCTGCACCTTCCCTCCAATGTGAGATACTATGTTCACGCTACACTTATAGGAAGAAAGGTCCTTCCTGGCACTGATGGACcaaaaaaacactgaaatcagaaaaTCTAACTCTTGATCAGCAATGCTTTCCGAGAAAAATCATGAtaataaggggggggggggaaaatgtaaaaaaaaaaaaattgaaaccttAATTAAATAGAGTCAACAGACCAGAGAGGAAGCTCACAAACACTCTGGGACAATAGCAGAgtccaacaggaagaagaaatagcCTCCTGTTCCTGTCAGGACTCAGACATGAAAAGCCATGGATTCCTGTTTTCACTATTACCTTTGCAATGTCCTTCTTCCTTCTATACAAgcattctccttcccttgctgtgtgGGTGGGGACTTGCATGTGGCTTGTCAAGATGGCAGCCCCGAGGTTGTAGTTCTCTGCTGACCATGAGTAAACCCATACTTGCTAGAAAAATGTCTTGCTGTCTatttgtttcagca
Protein-coding regions in this window:
- the LOC114118411 gene encoding LOW QUALITY PROTEIN: interferon-induced very large GTPase 1-like (The sequence of the model RefSeq protein was modified relative to this genomic sequence to represent the inferred CDS: inserted 4 bases in 3 codons; substituted 2 bases at 2 genomic stop codons), translating into MDTAVSMPKESLLRGKNRQDLQEMLREVALVVEYXLSKLQEHLGEISAHALQHLEEKDLXKLKCQVQHSWEKRALEKLLNLSHSNTLSELQESWVESFKKRHKEAEQALQEQREMLSDXRQQQEEAVRKKEAALRQTMEIPKEFWPSPENPLGEVMEDMQRQINLMEGAFSHRKILSDRELVRHASGGRALQGIYKTSDQRCLLEKKEELLCVPKEFVLRGPNQCIRREMKVFASSQEESMFTQTVEKLGFSITALAKGGGWGINLEAGMDKTTHTESKEIQQSHSTHSYFCSTKFIYIPLASCIFPIDQLQLSNAALQDLKDIEDLLGQSEDPDKLLLLRHRTKAFFQRFGSHADQGPLHLGGIYWWKAISEGFQKEQLAEVKQQAAEALDIYVSESYSGFGVNIGTGVDMSDSHSRKASQRTTFQNLQNEVKLSVAQTGGPPEANGFFAWKAGLDANNQTWYVIDHGLQLVPVWDIVRYGHRDDFKDPLKVANCLKDNYAVLTELTAQIQEGEEFLSIEKEARIFLEDVKSWTVFDPEEQLKRLINFMQRLSQKTESYTIWTNICLKDWGLQSFLVNTVNCCKNISIRETKRIKSQLCSLLDPHIYTVRNFPQAQSIMEWIFQSEPKEDNVLITQFPELIEILKKAQNDLREVKANSESTELVEEAQRKLTYEVSLSLGCFLKYLQETGKPDTHVLLLLIASGAGYHVVDYIFQYFLGHDELHFLLDKMQTVQNKYQELKNICNYRAQAFLVLTGLTATAGIKAVSLEEKTQRLALIKHHMGXSLTKEVVYVLTKEGDHDWENLEKDLRLLIDGSYEAAVSSLQVEEVIKELQSVFPEKKELQEPHDNEKKKEEVIENGAFQDLLQRLGLEHYYPKKMSRANFHLIHKTSVYNTQPCSERELPFYFLQKLLMLDYGLRYLIIKHKEYTENQVYSSTSNQEKEAFDPYEGLPEESVSPTNPSAATNVRPYVHPMDIQMAILHCADDFARQYILDKLSICQFALPLLIPNPCNAQIEFSLWTLRQIRRSWQQVGKSINEEKDNYTNHQMCHVSAPIVSFIRVGTGFSASKSQIMNCLLSERKHDVFFHRHCKGSSRDCLLMGGVVEVAWFCPGGEEQDRFDNCLTFTNLYGDAKEHENQLAFLKEVSSIIXLMSISDDNKGNRKIVSDMCQSTKPLIFLLDDKGKITVDSSGPRVRIGIRNRNEAELIGELTTTIKRLLELSNTALSLENCAHIARKQGMLIDEDQRDCKEAKEKAENLMTLLGEMEIPQVKEYLLPLHGKLWQLWCTKDKELYHLREKGNRSIEQHKSETETAKQMIRQKQFRKAFPLNALMRSVLEILQTHSETHTKLYFLQWLNVALDNLNAGHLENLKEKKKALVQNKKQQAPKSSSLKDWQKEIEAISREINDCTLGIEHILREAGQIYEALEEASPMKDTLFLSLPHIAADLMISGVPIELMDGDVSYVPLRWVAAVFDKLSEKLGNKRLFVLSVLGLQSSGKSTLLNALFGLQFTVSAGRCTRGAYMPLLKVEDTFTAELGFDFVLVVDTEGLRAPELSNKSQNHDNELATFVIGLGNLTLINIFGENPSEMQDILQIVVQAFLRMKQVKISPSCLFVHQNVGEVTAKDQNMEGRRRFEEKLDKTAAIAAEEEQCSDVTCFSDVIKFNANTHVYYFAHLWDGNPPMAPPNPRYSHNVQELKSRILVTAQQESRGSIMKISDVKFRVQDLWRALLNENFIFSFRNTQEVMAMSKLETMYNSWTWELRSHVQRLQDQLINQIQNGKIQPLETYSLEAPVAEIYEAIKQNLEKYFNEDPESEVLVQWKGNFNNKLIILKEELILDCQRKANELIHLKTNQEKLENKKSGYEKELLDKSQKLALSLNGTELSEEELHEKFNPLWEKWVCDVSSSLPPAVEPKIEVDSESILFDYFKKEKDMASILENYSGEMFEINYDKHIKMNRKSWSFSTMTIEPLDIYSTRFRMEKSRHLKHIPWRLQLQRYMKPSSKTWENILMKTQIVRCWFSGKKFLKINS
- the LOC132657899 gene encoding LOW QUALITY PROTEIN: interferon-induced very large GTPase 1-like (The sequence of the model RefSeq protein was modified relative to this genomic sequence to represent the inferred CDS: inserted 2 bases in 2 codons) encodes the protein KKSQEKLDNKKSGYEKELLQKSQNLALLLNGTKLSEEELHEKFNPLWEKWVYDVSSSLPPAVEPKIKVDSENILLEYFKKEKGITSIVENYSGQKFEEFEINYDKHVTMNRKYWRFSTMTIDPLDIYSINMTTDNIISKVNETVNKICQQKHDYNRNYFYEILKIIEEEVKSPTQKRYTFTRKYEIDLSLCLFQRASVTFEEMHEAFKRANDPVNYLQSKKDDFFMSFKISCQGATSVKTFVDFLWKKLTPAVSSTIRKNMALKIAGDIRTTCRAFNENRANLEKHILISLAXEENFDNYWQYLHNSKSFFNNYIENHVKIYFSDTGSEKIKTFLQMSLDDIKNAILSAVHASTARAKDKSSTVSGWLDLFCDHLGSTLVFPRKDLISIEHQEIKDIEFIKEAMSKALDPEMKKVEQNCLSKLVEEIIPEIQKMLSEHLCGCWKQCPFCKAICTNTILTHEGDHSVPFHRPQALTGWGWYQTDYFALNYCTSSVASDLFFILKDRRIPYKTYREAGGEYATWSITPDTSTQPCWKWFVCHFRSKLEEKYHKKFINKGEIPDAWXKITKQDVLDDLKKY